In the genome of Tsukamurella paurometabola DSM 20162, the window GCCACCACGAGATGCGGCTCCATCTCGGCGACCGCCGCAGTGAGCGCCCCGTCCCACGCCGCCCGGTCGTCGTACGCGGCGAGCGGTACCTCGGCCGACGGCACGCCGGCATCGTCGGCCACGGTGAGCGCGCGACAGGTGCGATCGGCGACGACGCCCACCACGGATCCCGGATACCCCTCTTCAGCGGACGCCGCGAGCAGTGCTTCGAGCAGCGAGCCGGTGCCGGAGGCCAGCACGACGATCCGCGCCGGCGCGCACGGCGGCACCACCACGGTGGGGCTGGGCGTGGTCAGGATGTTCTCCTCGCAAGGGGGACGATGCGGCTTCAGCCTAACGCCGCCGCTCTCGGCTACTGACCGAAGGTGTAGCTGTCGAGTTCCTCGATGTCGGATATCGCCCGGTCGCGGTTCGTCGCGCGAGCGCCGCGGGCCTGCCGCACGCGGCTGGTGGGCTGGTCGGCGACGGCGTCGAAGTCGCCCGTATCCGCCTCGTCGTCGGCCGGGCCCGACCGTCCGTCGTCGGGGTCGACGGTGAGCTCCTCGGTCACCTCATCGGTCGCCCCGGTACGGGAGTCGCGGTCGGCGGGGACGATCTCGACGGTCTCCGCGGCGGCGGTCCTGTCGTCGACCACATCGTCCTCGTCGGCGTACGTGGTGTATCCGGAGGCGGCGTGCTCATCGGCGCGCCGGGCGGCGCGTACCCACTGGGAGTCGCCGAACTGCTGCAGTACCAGCGCCGCGAGCACGCCGATCAACGCGATCCAGGCGAAGGTGAAACCGAAGAGCTGCGGCAAGTCGACACCGGCGTAGCCGAACCCGCCCAGGGTGCCGCCCGCGGCGAACGCGGCCACCGTGAAACCGGCCGCGGTGAACAGCGCGGTCGTGGCAACGGAGGCCACGGTGGGGCCGAGGATGAGGGTGCGTGAGGCGCACCGTCGACCGATCCAGATCGCGACCGCCGCCGGCACGGCGAGCAGAGGCAGCAGATACCAGGGGCTCTCGCCCTGCGGGAGCACCGCGAGGATCGGGATACCCGGGGCGCGACCGGGAGCGGCGGAGAACAGGCTCATCGAGATGGGGCCGAGCTGAACGCTCACGCCGAGCGGCAATGCGGCGGCGGCGATCACCACATTGGGCAGATACAGCAGCGAGAGCACGACCAGGGCGACCATCCCGACCGCGTCGTTTCCGGATCGAACCAGTTCGAACACGGTTTGCCACTGCCAGATCAACCGCACCAGCACGATGGCGAGCCCGACGCCGAAGAACACGAGTAGCGCTGTGCCCGCGAGCCGCGCACTGTCGGTGACCCAGCCGGGCAGGCCCAGGTAGCGCACCACCGCGGGCCAGTAGGCGGGAGCCAGGCCCAGGAGCGCACCGCCCAGGTGCACCGCGAGGGTGCACAGGAAAGCGGTGAGCGGCGACGGCGTGGAGATGGTGAACCGGCCCGCGGCATCGTTGACCACGGCCAGCGAGATCGCGGTGAACAGAGCCGGTCCGGCGATGGCGCAGAGCAGCACGGACCGCAGTTCGGCGAGGGGGCGACCCTCTCCCCCGGCGCGGCGGGCGGCGCGGGCGGCCCCCCAGACCAAGGCGACGGTGGGTACGAGCGGCAGCACGCCGAGGGTGATGTCGCTGATGGTCACGGGCACCTGGTGCACCGCGAGCCAGAGTCCCGCGACGGTGGGGACCAGCGCCGCGAGGTCGGTACCGGCGCTGAGAAGCACGATCGCGCCGACCACCAGGGCCGACGCGAGTGTCACGAGCGAGGGCCCGAAGGCCACGACGAACAGCGGCCGGGTCTCGCTCGGGCCCGGTCCGGCGGCGCGCGCTGAATCGGTCATCGGATCCACTCTGTCATCGGAGCGGCCGACGGCGTCTCAGGCGCGCCGCAGACGGGTCAGTTCTGCTGGCCCGGCTTGTCGTCGCCCTCGGCGGAGTGGCTGCCGTGGGTCGGCGAACCGAAGGACTGCGTGCTGGGCGCGCCCGGGCTGAACGCGGTGGTCACGTCGTCGTTCGACGCCGAGGCGCCCGGGGCCGACGGGGCCGGGTAGCCGGACGCGGCCGGCGCCTGGGCGGACGGGGTCGCGCTCGACTGGTAGCCGCTGCCGTAGCTGGGCCACTGCGCGGCGGGCTGCGACGGCGACGAGACGGGGGCCTGCTGCGGCGCGGGGGCGTTCTGATCCGCGGCCGGGGCCTGCTGCGCCTGCGGGGCGGTCGACGCGCTGGCGTCGGCGTCCGAGTTCTTGGCGGCGTCGGCCGGGTTGGTGATGACACCCGAATCGACCAGCACCAGCACGGTGGCGGCGGCCGCGGTCAGCAGCGCGAACACCAGCGCGATCCAGAAACCGAATGCCAGGCCGTCCCAGGAGAACAGGCCGAACAGGAGCACCAGGAAGCCTGCGATGGAGAGCGCGGCAGCCGGGGTGCGGCCGGTGTTGCCCTTGGAGATCAGGCTGAGCCCGGCGGAGATTCCACCCGCGAGGAGCAGGGCGAGCGCGAGAAGCGGCCCGCTGAGGATGATCTCGAAGGCGTTCGCAGTCGCGGTGGAACCCGTGTAGACGTTCGTGCCCTTGGCGTACGGGAGGAAGCCGAGCAGGAAGGTGATCACGCCGAGCGCGGCGGTGGCGATGGAGAGCACCAGCGCCAAGTCGAGCGGCTTCGCCGGGGCGGCGGGTGCCTGCTGCTGGTAGCCGCCGTACTGCTGGCCGTAGCCCTGCTGCGGGTAGCCCTGTCCGTATCCCTGGGGCGCCTGGCCATAGCCCTGCGGGGCCTGGCCGTATCCCTGCGGCGCGGGCTGGCCGTAACCCTGCTGCGGGGCGGGCTGGCCGTAGCCGCCCTGGCCCTGCTGCTCGCCGTAACTCGGCTGGCCGTAGCCCTGCTGCCCCGGCTGGCCGGGCTGCTGACCGTAGCCCCCCTGGCCCGGCTGCTGCCCGTATCCGCCTGAATAGGTCATGAAGTCATCTCCCCGAACGGTCGACAATCGGCCCCGAGGGACCAGTACGTCACCACCCTATACACCATCACCGACGGTTCTGTGGTTCACCTCACTGAGCGTTCGGTCCACGATCGACAGCAGAGCGCGGGCGGCGGGGCTGAGCAGCTTCGAGTGCACCAGGTACTGGGTGCGGGTCGGTCCGTCGAGCAGGTCGACGGTGGCGAGCCCGGCACCGTCAGGCACGGTTCCGAGCGCTGCCGTCCCCACGCAGAGGCCGGCGGCGATCAGCGCGAGCATGGTTTCGGAGCGGTCCACTTCGAACGGGACCGAGCGGTGCACGCCCGCGGCGGCGAAGGCGAGGTCGGTCTCGGCGCGTCCAGCGCCGCCCGCCGGGTAGTCGACGAAGGGCTCGTCCGCCAGGTCCGCTAGGGCGAGCGGCCCGACGAGTCCGCGCGCCTGGGAGGCGACCAGCACGAGCCGCTCGAACCGAAGCTCGCGCGCGATCACCCCGGCGGTCGAGAAGCCCTCCGGGACGCCGAGAAAGGCCAGGTCGAGCGTGCCGCGACGCACCTCGTCGAGGAGAATCTCGCTCGCGCCGCTGCGCACGCGGACCGCCGCATCGGGGTAGGCGCGGCGGTACCGTCGGAGCACGTCGACCACGTCGAAGACGGTGAAGGTGGGGATCATGCCCACAGTCACCGTGCCGCGGACGCTTCCGAGCGTCGAGGCCACCTCGTCGGCGGCACGTTCGGTGGCGGCGAGCGCGGCCCGGGCCTGTGGCAGGAAGGCCTCCCCGGCCGCGGTGAGCCGGACGGCGCGGTTGGTTCGATCGAAGAGCCGGGCGCCGAGCTCGCGTTCGAGCGCGGCGATCTGGTGGCTGAGCGCGGATTGCACCACGTGGCAGCGCTCCGCGGCGCGGGTGAAGTTGAGCGTCTCGGCGGTCGCGATCACATAGCGCAGTTGCTGCAACTCCATCGATCACTCCAGTAGATCATTCAATCGAAATCATGTGTTGGACTCATTGCTCGCCGCCGACGATAGTCGATGCGTGACCACGTCAACCGCCGAAGCGCCCAGCGCCACCACGTCCGGTCTGCTGCGCCTGATGGCCCTCGCGACCGGATTGTCCGTCGCCGGCAATTACCTCGCTCACCCGATCCTCGGCCTCCTTCAAGAGCGGCTCGACATGTCCGAGACCGCCGCCGGGCTGCTGGTGACCGCCGCACAGGCCGGCTACGCGGTCGGGCTGGTGCTGTTGGTGCCGATGGCCGATGCGGTGCGCCGCCGCCCCCTCGCGCTCACGCTGTTGGTGATCACCGCAGCCGCCCTGGTGGCCGCGGGTGCGGCACCGTCGGGCACGGTCCTGTTGGTGGCGGCCACCGCCGCCGCGATCACCTCAGTGGGCGCGCAGGTGATCGTTCCCTACGCGGCGGAGCTCGCCGGGCCGGAGCATCAGGCACGTGCCGTGGGAATCGTGATGAGTGGCCTGGTCCTGGGTACGGTCGTGAGCCGGTTCCTCTCGGGTGTGCTGTCCGATCTCGCGGGCTGGCGCACCCCGTATCTCGTCCTCGCGGGCTTGATCGTGCTGGTGACCGTGGCACTCGCCCGGGCGCTCCCCCGGCACGATCCGGGGCGGCCCGGACTCACGGCGGCCGGATACCGCGCGTTGCTGTCGTCGATGGCCGGGTTGATCCGCGATCTTCCGGTGCTCCGGCTGCGGGCGGTGCTGATCGGCCTGGCGCTGGGGTCGTTCATGGTGCAGGGCGCTGCCGTGACGTTCCTGCTCTCGGGTTCCCGGTTCGGCTGGACGCCGGCGGCGATCGGCGCGATCGGTCTCTTGGGCGCGGTCGGCGCACTGTCGGGGCCCACGATCGGACGCTTCGTCGATCGGGGGCACGGTCCGCGGATCACCGCGGGTGGACTGGCACTGCAGGCGATCGCGTGGCTGCTGATGATCCCGGCCGGTGGGGTGATCGGGCTACCGGCGCTGATCGCCGGTCTGGTCCTGATGGGTATCGGCCAGCAGGCCGCACTGAATTCGTCTCAGGCGGTGGTCTTCTCACTGCGACCGGAGGCACGAGGACGGATCAACGCCGTGTTCATGGGCACGTTCTTCCTCGGTGGCACGCTGGGTTCCGCTGCGACGGCCGCGCTATGGCCACTCGCGGGCTGGACCGGCGCATGCCTGCTCGGTTCGGGACTCGCCGGCGCCGCCCTCGTGCTCTACCTGGCGTTCCGGAGGGTCGAAACCGCACCGTCGGCCTAGAAACGGGACCGCCCCGCCGTCCGGATGGACGACGGGGCGGTGGACCGAATGCGCTGTGTTACAGCGACTGCAGGATCTCGCGAGCGAGAGCGGCGGTCTCGGACGGGGTCTTGCCCACCTTGACGCCGGCGGCCTCGAGGGCCTCCTTCTTCGCGGCGGCCGTGCCCGAGGAGCCCGAGACGATGGCACCGGCGTGGCCCATGGTCTTGCCCTCGGGGGCGGTGAAGCCGGCCACGTAGCCGACCACCGGCTTGGTGACGTTCGCCTTGATGTAGTCGGCGGCACGCTCCTCGGCGTCACCGCCGATCTCGCCGATCATCACGATCACCTTGGTGTTCGGGTCCTTCTCGAAGGCCTCGATGGCATCGATGTGGGTGGTGCCGATCACCGGGTCGCCGCCGATGCCGATCGCGGTGGAGAATCCGAAATCGCGCAGCTCGTACATCATCTGGTAGGTCAGCGTGCCCGACTTCGACACCAGGCCGACAGGACCGGTACCGGTGATGTTGTTCGGGGTGATACCGACGAGTGCCTCGCCCGGGGTGATGATGCCGGGGCAGTTCGGGCCGATGATGCGGGTCTTCTGTCCCTTATCGACGTTGTAGGCCCACGCGTACGCGGAGTCCTGCACCGGGATGCCCTCGGTGATCACCACGAGCAGCGGGATCTCGGCATCGATGGCCTCGATGATGGCGTCCTTGGAGAACGCAGGCGGCACGAACGCGATGGAGGTGTCGGCCCCGGTCTTCTCGATGGCCTCGGCGACCGATCCGAAGACGGGCAGCTCGACGGCGTTGCCGTCCTTATCGGTGTGCGAGACGGTGGTGCCCGCCTTGCGTGCGTTCACACCGCCCACCACGTTGGTGCCGGCCTTGAGCATCAGCGCGGTGTGCTTGGTGCCCTCGCCGCCGGTGATGCCCTGGACGATGACCTTGTTGTCCTTGGTCAGGAAGATAGCCATGTTGTCGTTGTCTCCCTTACTTGTTCGCCAGCTCGGCGGCCTTGTCGGCGCCTTCGTCCATGGTCTGCGCCAGCGTCACCAGCGGGTGGTTCGCGGCGGCCAGGATCGCCCGGCCCTCCTCGACCTTGTTCCCGTCGAGGCGCACGACGAGCGGCTTGGAGGCCGTGTCGCCGAGGGTGTTGAGCGCGCCGACGATGCCGTTGGCGACCGCGTCGCAGGCGGTGATGCCACCGAAGACGTTGACGAAGACGCTCTTGACCTGCTCGTCGCCGAGGATCACGTCGAGGCCTGCGGCCATGACCTCGGCCGAGGCGCCGCCGCCGATGTCGAGGAAGTTGGCGGGCTTGACGCCGCCGTGCTTCTCTCCGGCGTAGGCGACCACGTCGAGGGTCGACATGACCAGGCCCGCGCCGTTGCCGATGATGCCGACCTGACCGTCGAGCTTGACGTAGTTGAGGTCGTTCTCCTTGGCCTTGAGCTCGAGCGGGTCGGTGGACCCGGCGTCGGCGAAGGCGGCGTGCTCGGGATGCCGGAAGTCGGCGTTCTCATCGAGCGTCACCTTGCCGTCGAGGGCGAGGATCTGATCGTCGGGGGTGCGCACCAGCGGGTTGACCTCCACCAGGGTGGCGTCCTCACCGACGTAGACCTCCCAGAGCTTCTGGATGGTCACGGCCGCGGCATCGAGCACCTCGGCGGGGAGCTTGCCCTTCTCGGCGATCTCGCGGGCCAGTGCCAAGTCGACGCCCTTGGTGGCATCGATGGCGACCTTGGCCAGCGCGTCGGGGTTCTCCTCGGCGGTCACCTCGATCTCCACGCCGCCCTCCACGGAGCACATGGCGAGGTGGGTGCGGTTCGCGCGGTCGAGCAGGAAGGAGATGTAGTACTCCTCCGCGATGTCGCTCGCCTCGGCCACCAGGAGCTTCTTCACCACGTGGCCCTTGATGTCCAGCCCCAGGATGTTCTCCGAGTGGGTCTGCGCGTCGTCGGCGGTGGGGGCGTACTTGACGCCGCCGGCCTTACCGCGGCCGCCCACCTTCACCTGCGCCTTGATCATCACGGGCTTGCCGATTTCCTCAGCAATCGCGCGTGCATCAGCGGCGGTGTCCGTCACTCGGCCCGGCGTGGTTGGCACACCGTGCTTAGCGAACAGTTCCTTCGCCTGGTATTCGAAGAGATCCATCAGCTCACCATCTGTCTGGTTACTCGGTCCACCCGCATTC includes:
- a CDS encoding DUF6350 family protein, which gives rise to MTDSARAAGPGPSETRPLFVVAFGPSLVTLASALVVGAIVLLSAGTDLAALVPTVAGLWLAVHQVPVTISDITLGVLPLVPTVALVWGAARAARRAGGEGRPLAELRSVLLCAIAGPALFTAISLAVVNDAAGRFTISTPSPLTAFLCTLAVHLGGALLGLAPAYWPAVVRYLGLPGWVTDSARLAGTALLVFFGVGLAIVLVRLIWQWQTVFELVRSGNDAVGMVALVVLSLLYLPNVVIAAAALPLGVSVQLGPISMSLFSAAPGRAPGIPILAVLPQGESPWYLLPLLAVPAAVAIWIGRRCASRTLILGPTVASVATTALFTAAGFTVAAFAAGGTLGGFGYAGVDLPQLFGFTFAWIALIGVLAALVLQQFGDSQWVRAARRADEHAASGYTTYADEDDVVDDRTAAAETVEIVPADRDSRTGATDEVTEELTVDPDDGRSGPADDEADTGDFDAVADQPTSRVRQARGARATNRDRAISDIEELDSYTFGQ
- a CDS encoding DUF5336 domain-containing protein, with protein sequence MTYSGGYGQQPGQGGYGQQPGQPGQQGYGQPSYGEQQGQGGYGQPAPQQGYGQPAPQGYGQAPQGYGQAPQGYGQGYPQQGYGQQYGGYQQQAPAAPAKPLDLALVLSIATAALGVITFLLGFLPYAKGTNVYTGSTATANAFEIILSGPLLALALLLAGGISAGLSLISKGNTGRTPAAALSIAGFLVLLFGLFSWDGLAFGFWIALVFALLTAAAATVLVLVDSGVITNPADAAKNSDADASASTAPQAQQAPAADQNAPAPQQAPVSSPSQPAAQWPSYGSGYQSSATPSAQAPAASGYPAPSAPGASASNDDVTTAFSPGAPSTQSFGSPTHGSHSAEGDDKPGQQN
- a CDS encoding LysR family transcriptional regulator: MELQQLRYVIATAETLNFTRAAERCHVVQSALSHQIAALERELGARLFDRTNRAVRLTAAGEAFLPQARAALAATERAADEVASTLGSVRGTVTVGMIPTFTVFDVVDVLRRYRRAYPDAAVRVRSGASEILLDEVRRGTLDLAFLGVPEGFSTAGVIARELRFERLVLVASQARGLVGPLALADLADEPFVDYPAGGAGRAETDLAFAAAGVHRSVPFEVDRSETMLALIAAGLCVGTAALGTVPDGAGLATVDLLDGPTRTQYLVHSKLLSPAARALLSIVDRTLSEVNHRTVGDGV
- a CDS encoding MFS transporter — encoded protein: MTTSTAEAPSATTSGLLRLMALATGLSVAGNYLAHPILGLLQERLDMSETAAGLLVTAAQAGYAVGLVLLVPMADAVRRRPLALTLLVITAAALVAAGAAPSGTVLLVAATAAAITSVGAQVIVPYAAELAGPEHQARAVGIVMSGLVLGTVVSRFLSGVLSDLAGWRTPYLVLAGLIVLVTVALARALPRHDPGRPGLTAAGYRALLSSMAGLIRDLPVLRLRAVLIGLALGSFMVQGAAVTFLLSGSRFGWTPAAIGAIGLLGAVGALSGPTIGRFVDRGHGPRITAGGLALQAIAWLLMIPAGGVIGLPALIAGLVLMGIGQQAALNSSQAVVFSLRPEARGRINAVFMGTFFLGGTLGSAATAALWPLAGWTGACLLGSGLAGAALVLYLAFRRVETAPSA
- the sucD gene encoding succinate--CoA ligase subunit alpha; protein product: MAIFLTKDNKVIVQGITGGEGTKHTALMLKAGTNVVGGVNARKAGTTVSHTDKDGNAVELPVFGSVAEAIEKTGADTSIAFVPPAFSKDAIIEAIDAEIPLLVVITEGIPVQDSAYAWAYNVDKGQKTRIIGPNCPGIITPGEALVGITPNNITGTGPVGLVSKSGTLTYQMMYELRDFGFSTAIGIGGDPVIGTTHIDAIEAFEKDPNTKVIVMIGEIGGDAEERAADYIKANVTKPVVGYVAGFTAPEGKTMGHAGAIVSGSSGTAAAKKEALEAAGVKVGKTPSETAALAREILQSL
- the sucC gene encoding ADP-forming succinate--CoA ligase subunit beta; translation: MDLFEYQAKELFAKHGVPTTPGRVTDTAADARAIAEEIGKPVMIKAQVKVGGRGKAGGVKYAPTADDAQTHSENILGLDIKGHVVKKLLVAEASDIAEEYYISFLLDRANRTHLAMCSVEGGVEIEVTAEENPDALAKVAIDATKGVDLALAREIAEKGKLPAEVLDAAAVTIQKLWEVYVGEDATLVEVNPLVRTPDDQILALDGKVTLDENADFRHPEHAAFADAGSTDPLELKAKENDLNYVKLDGQVGIIGNGAGLVMSTLDVVAYAGEKHGGVKPANFLDIGGGASAEVMAAGLDVILGDEQVKSVFVNVFGGITACDAVANGIVGALNTLGDTASKPLVVRLDGNKVEEGRAILAAANHPLVTLAQTMDEGADKAAELANK